From the genome of Azospira restricta, one region includes:
- a CDS encoding cache domain-containing protein, with protein MNLFARPAALVCAALIAAAPVPVQAAEPTRDDAVALVKKAAAAYKAAGKDKLLAEVGTENGPYHKGELYVFAYDLSGVIVAHPVNPKLVGKNTYEVPDVDGKFYRKEIIDNARAGKSGWVDYKYKNPASGKVEHKVAYYEPIGEIVAVAGIYK; from the coding sequence CTGGTCTGCGCCGCCCTCATCGCCGCTGCGCCTGTCCCCGTGCAGGCCGCCGAGCCGACCCGGGACGACGCCGTCGCGCTGGTCAAGAAGGCCGCCGCCGCCTACAAGGCCGCCGGCAAGGACAAGCTGCTGGCCGAGGTCGGCACCGAGAACGGCCCGTACCACAAGGGCGAGCTGTACGTCTTCGCCTACGACCTCAGCGGCGTCATCGTCGCCCACCCGGTGAATCCGAAGCTGGTCGGCAAGAACACCTACGAGGTGCCCGACGTCGACGGCAAGTTCTATCGCAAGGAGATCATCGACAACGCCCGCGCCGGCAAGTCCGGCTGGGTCGACTACAAGTACAAGAACCCGGCCAGCGGCAAGGTCGAGCACAAGGTCGCCTACTACGAGCCGATCGGCGAGATCGTCGCCGTCGCCGGCATCTACAAGTAA